A part of Streptomyces sp. NBC_01451 genomic DNA contains:
- a CDS encoding ArsA family ATPase, translating into MSPDPHDTASRHGLYPTRVLEVDPLIDDPNTRIVVCCGAGGVGKTTTAAALGLRAAERGRKVVVLTIDPARRLAQSMGIDSLDNVPRRVKGVDGGGELHAMMLDMKRTFDEIVEAHADGERAAAILANPFYQSLSAGFAGTQEYMAMEKLGQLRSRDEWDLIVVDTPPSRSALDFLDAPKRLGSFLDGRLIRLLTAPAKLGGRAGMKFLNVGMSMMTGTLGKLLGGQLLKDVQTFVAAMDTTFGGFRTRADATYQLLQAPGTAFLVVAAPERDALREAAYFVERLAAENMPLAGLVLNRVHGSGAAQLSAERALAAAENLEEPRIVDQEDGKAGLRNSPDTHDSSDDTPAHEADVEEHVEGSPTATDSDPTADPSEPGVEPTVQQLTAGLLRLHADRMQLLSREQRTRDRFTARHPEVAVTEVAALPGDVHDLAGLRNIGDRLATERPELPAIPELSKPSGDA; encoded by the coding sequence ATGAGTCCGGATCCGCACGACACCGCTTCCCGCCATGGCCTGTACCCCACGCGTGTGCTGGAGGTGGATCCGCTGATCGACGATCCGAACACGCGGATCGTGGTGTGCTGCGGAGCCGGCGGGGTCGGCAAGACGACCACCGCGGCGGCGCTCGGGCTGCGCGCCGCCGAGCGGGGTCGGAAGGTGGTCGTGCTCACCATCGACCCGGCCCGCAGGCTCGCCCAGTCCATGGGCATCGACTCGCTCGACAACGTGCCGCGGCGGGTCAAGGGCGTCGACGGCGGCGGCGAACTGCACGCCATGATGCTCGACATGAAGCGGACGTTCGACGAGATCGTCGAGGCGCACGCCGACGGTGAGCGGGCCGCCGCGATCCTCGCCAACCCCTTCTACCAGTCGCTCTCGGCGGGCTTCGCGGGCACGCAGGAGTACATGGCGATGGAGAAGCTGGGGCAGCTGCGGTCGCGCGACGAGTGGGATCTCATCGTCGTCGACACGCCCCCGTCCCGGTCCGCGCTGGACTTCCTGGACGCCCCGAAGCGGCTCGGTTCGTTTCTCGACGGCCGGCTGATCCGGCTGCTGACGGCCCCGGCGAAGCTCGGCGGGCGCGCGGGGATGAAGTTCCTGAACGTCGGGATGTCGATGATGACCGGCACCCTGGGCAAGCTCCTGGGCGGCCAGCTCCTCAAGGACGTCCAGACGTTCGTGGCCGCGATGGACACCACCTTCGGTGGATTCCGTACCCGCGCCGACGCCACGTACCAGCTGCTTCAGGCTCCCGGCACGGCGTTCCTGGTGGTGGCGGCCCCGGAGCGCGACGCGCTGCGCGAGGCCGCGTACTTCGTGGAACGGCTGGCCGCGGAGAACATGCCGCTCGCCGGGCTGGTGCTCAACCGGGTCCACGGCAGCGGCGCCGCCCAGCTGTCGGCCGAGCGCGCGCTCGCCGCCGCGGAAAATCTTGAAGAGCCCCGCATTGTCGATCAGGAGGACGGGAAAGCTGGACTTCGTAACTCTCCCGACACGCACGACAGTTCAGACGACACACCAGCTCATGAGGCAGACGTCGAAGAACACGTCGAAGGCTCCCCCACCGCCACCGACAGTGATCCGACCGCCGACCCGAGCGAACCCGGCGTTGAACCCACCGTCCAACAACTCACCGCAGGCCTGCTCCGGCTGCACGCCGACCGTATGCAACTGCTCTCCCGCGAGCAGCGCACACGCGACCGCTTCACCGCGCGCCACCCGGAGGTGGCGGTGACCGAGGTCGCCGCACTGCCCGGCGACGTACACGACCTCGCGGGCCTGCGGAACATCGGTGACCGGCTCGCGACCGAACGGCCGGAGCTGCCGGCGATTCCGGAGCTGTCGAAGCCTTCCGGAGACGCGTGA
- the wblA gene encoding transcriptional regulator WblA: MGWVTDWSAQAACRTTDPDELFVQGAAQNRAKAVCTGCPVRTECLADALDNRVEFGVWGGMTERERRALLRRRPTVTSWRRLLETARTEYERGAGILPLDEEEVYENYLAVG, translated from the coding sequence ATGGGCTGGGTTACCGACTGGAGTGCGCAGGCGGCCTGCCGCACTACCGATCCGGATGAACTGTTCGTTCAAGGAGCAGCGCAGAACAGGGCCAAGGCGGTGTGCACCGGATGTCCGGTACGCACGGAATGTCTGGCTGACGCGCTCGACAACCGCGTCGAGTTCGGCGTGTGGGGAGGAATGACGGAGCGGGAGCGCCGCGCACTGCTGCGCAGGCGTCCCACCGTCACCTCGTGGCGTCGGCTGCTCGAAACAGCGCGTACGGAGTACGAGCGGGGGGCGGGAATCCTGCCTCTCGATGAGGAAGAGGTGTACGAGAACTACTTGGCGGTGGGCTGA
- a CDS encoding ArsA-related P-loop ATPase, with protein sequence MSRFQVVSGKGGTGKTTVAAALSLALATEGKRTLLVEVEGRQGIAQLFETEVLPYEERKIAVAPGGGEVFALAIDPEQALLDYLQMFYKLGSAGRALKKLGAIDFATTVAPGIRDVLLTGKACEAVRRKDKSGRFAYDHVVMDAPPTGRITRFLNVNDEVAGLAKIGPIHNQAQAVMRVLKSPETAVHLVTLLEEMPVQETADGIAELRAAKLPVGRIIVNMVRPEVLDEAELELVRAAPRGALARSLSAAGLGGARRGGNAEKLVDPLLTQAEEYAERYALEHEQRSVLAELQLPLHELPLFTEGMDLAGLYELADELRKQRIS encoded by the coding sequence GTGAGCAGGTTCCAGGTCGTCAGCGGTAAGGGCGGGACCGGAAAGACCACGGTCGCCGCAGCGCTCTCCCTCGCCCTCGCCACCGAGGGGAAGCGCACGCTTCTCGTCGAGGTGGAGGGCAGGCAGGGCATCGCGCAGCTCTTCGAGACAGAAGTGCTGCCTTATGAGGAGCGGAAGATCGCCGTCGCTCCCGGGGGCGGGGAGGTGTTCGCCCTCGCCATCGACCCCGAGCAGGCGCTGCTGGACTACCTCCAGATGTTCTACAAGCTCGGGAGCGCCGGCCGGGCGCTGAAGAAACTCGGCGCGATCGACTTCGCCACCACCGTCGCCCCCGGCATCAGGGACGTACTCCTGACCGGCAAGGCGTGCGAGGCGGTCCGCCGGAAGGACAAGAGCGGGCGGTTCGCCTACGACCATGTCGTGATGGACGCCCCGCCGACCGGCCGCATCACCCGTTTCCTGAACGTCAACGACGAGGTGGCCGGCCTCGCGAAGATCGGCCCGATACACAATCAGGCGCAGGCTGTGATGCGGGTGCTCAAGTCTCCCGAGACGGCGGTCCACCTGGTGACACTGCTGGAGGAGATGCCCGTCCAGGAGACCGCGGACGGTATCGCCGAGCTGCGGGCGGCGAAGCTGCCGGTGGGGCGGATCATCGTCAACATGGTGCGGCCGGAGGTTTTGGACGAGGCCGAGCTGGAACTCGTACGGGCGGCTCCGCGCGGCGCGCTCGCGCGGTCGCTGTCGGCCGCCGGGCTCGGCGGGGCGCGGCGCGGCGGGAACGCCGAGAAGCTGGTGGACCCGCTGCTGACCCAGGCCGAGGAGTACGCCGAGCGGTATGCGCTGGAGCACGAACAGCGTTCTGTGCTCGCCGAGTTGCAGTTGCCGCTGCACGAACTGCCGCTGTTCACCGAGGGCATGGACCTGGCAGGTCTGTACGAACTGGCCGACGAGCTGCGGAAGCAGAGGATTTCATGA
- a CDS encoding GatB/YqeY domain-containing protein produces the protein MTTLKSKLREDLNAAIKERDELRSSTLRLTLTAITQEEVSGKEKRELSDEEVTKVITREAKKRREAADAFAQGNRPEQAEREKAEGVILAAYLPKQLDDEELNRIVAQAVEEAKAAGAEGPRAMGQVMKIVNPKVAGLAEGGRVAAAVKRLLAG, from the coding sequence ATGACCACGCTCAAGTCGAAGCTCAGGGAAGACCTCAACGCCGCCATCAAGGAGCGCGACGAGCTCCGCTCCTCGACGCTCCGGCTCACCCTCACCGCGATCACCCAGGAGGAGGTCTCCGGCAAGGAGAAGCGCGAGCTCTCCGACGAGGAGGTCACCAAGGTGATCACCCGTGAGGCGAAGAAGCGCCGCGAGGCCGCCGACGCCTTCGCGCAGGGCAACCGCCCCGAGCAGGCCGAACGGGAGAAGGCGGAGGGTGTGATCCTCGCCGCCTACCTGCCCAAGCAGCTCGACGACGAGGAGCTGAACCGGATCGTCGCCCAGGCCGTCGAGGAGGCGAAGGCGGCCGGTGCCGAGGGGCCGCGTGCCATGGGTCAGGTCATGAAGATCGTGAACCCGAAGGTCGCGGGCCTCGCCGAGGGCGGCCGGGTCGCCGCCGCTGTGAAGAGGCTCCTCGCCGGCTGA
- a CDS encoding metallophosphoesterase codes for MRARYAVPLGITAVAAAGLVYSAGFETRSFRLRRVTVPVLPAGTRPLRVLQVSDIHMVGGQYKKQRWLRSLAGLRPDFVINTGDNLSDPEGVPEVLDALGPLMEFPGAYVFGSNDYYGPKPRNPARYLVEKMQGKHGLNGNPPAVDVVHNPWEDLRDGFDTAGWLNLTNTRGTLKIDGMAVELTGLDDPHIKRDRYAQVAGGPSKTADFSMAVVHAPYLRVLDAFTADAYPLTLAGHTHGGQLCIPFYGALVTNCDLDTDRVKGLSTHTAEGRTSYLHVSAGCGANRYTPVRFACPPEATLLTLTARD; via the coding sequence ATGCGCGCGCGATACGCAGTACCCCTGGGAATCACGGCCGTTGCCGCCGCCGGCCTCGTCTACTCGGCGGGTTTCGAGACCCGCTCCTTCCGCCTCCGACGGGTGACCGTGCCGGTGCTGCCCGCGGGTACGCGCCCCCTGCGCGTGCTCCAGGTCTCCGACATCCACATGGTCGGCGGGCAGTACAAGAAGCAGCGCTGGCTCCGCTCCCTGGCCGGCCTGCGCCCCGACTTCGTGATCAACACGGGCGACAACCTGTCCGACCCGGAGGGCGTGCCCGAGGTGCTGGACGCACTCGGCCCGCTGATGGAGTTCCCGGGCGCGTACGTCTTCGGCTCGAACGACTACTACGGCCCCAAACCCCGCAACCCCGCCCGCTACCTGGTCGAGAAGATGCAGGGAAAACACGGTCTCAACGGCAACCCGCCCGCCGTCGACGTGGTCCACAACCCGTGGGAGGACCTGCGCGACGGCTTCGACACGGCGGGCTGGCTGAACCTGACGAACACCCGCGGCACGCTGAAGATCGACGGCATGGCGGTGGAACTGACCGGCCTGGACGACCCGCACATCAAGCGGGACCGGTACGCGCAGGTGGCCGGCGGCCCCTCGAAGACGGCGGACTTCTCGATGGCCGTCGTCCACGCCCCCTACCTCCGGGTCCTGGACGCGTTCACCGCGGACGCGTACCCGCTGACCCTCGCCGGCCACACGCACGGCGGCCAGCTGTGCATCCCCTTCTACGGCGCCCTGGTCACCAACTGCGACCTCGACACCGACCGCGTGAAGGGCCTGTCGACACACACGGCCGAGGGCCGGACGTCGTACCTCCACGTCTCGGCGGGCTGCGGCGCCAACCGCTACACGCCGGTACGGTTCGCCTGCCCGCCGGAGGCGACACTGCTGACGCTGACGGCGCGAGACTGA
- a CDS encoding NUDIX hydrolase, with product MANGQWYPPEWPDLIRGLAEGTLTPVTPKRAATVMLLKDTDGGPVVHMLRRRASMAFAGGAYAYPGGGVDPRDDDHLIRWAGPTRAWWASRLGLGTDETSAQAVVCAAVRETYEEAGVLLAGPAADSVVGDTTGEEWEADRAALVARELSFAEFLDRRGLVLRSDLLGAWARWITPEFETRRYDTWFFVAALPRGQRTRNASTEADRTVWIEPADAAAAYDRGELTMMPPTIATLRALAPYDSASGALAGALERDLAPVLARASLEDGEIVLAWPGHDEFTKHIRIGGAPA from the coding sequence ATGGCAAACGGGCAGTGGTACCCACCTGAGTGGCCGGACCTCATCCGCGGGCTCGCCGAAGGCACCCTCACCCCGGTCACCCCCAAGCGCGCGGCCACCGTCATGCTCCTCAAGGACACCGACGGCGGCCCCGTCGTCCACATGCTGCGCAGACGCGCCTCCATGGCCTTCGCCGGGGGCGCGTACGCGTATCCGGGCGGCGGGGTCGACCCGCGCGACGACGACCACCTGATCCGCTGGGCGGGCCCCACGCGCGCGTGGTGGGCGTCCCGGCTCGGCCTCGGCACCGACGAGACGTCCGCCCAGGCGGTCGTCTGCGCCGCCGTACGGGAGACGTACGAGGAGGCGGGCGTCCTGCTCGCGGGCCCGGCCGCCGACTCCGTGGTCGGCGACACCACGGGTGAGGAATGGGAGGCGGACCGCGCGGCCCTGGTCGCCCGGGAGCTGTCCTTCGCCGAGTTCCTGGACCGCCGCGGGCTGGTGCTCCGCTCGGACCTTCTCGGGGCGTGGGCCCGCTGGATCACCCCGGAGTTCGAGACCCGCCGCTACGACACCTGGTTCTTCGTCGCCGCGCTCCCGCGGGGCCAGCGCACCCGGAACGCCTCCACGGAGGCGGACCGCACGGTGTGGATCGAACCGGCCGACGCGGCAGCCGCGTACGACAGGGGCGAGCTGACGATGATGCCGCCCACGATCGCGACCCTGCGCGCGCTGGCACCGTACGACAGCGCGTCCGGGGCTCTCGCCGGGGCTCTGGAGCGGGACCTGGCCCCCGTCCTGGCCAGGGCCAGCCTGGAGGACGGCGAGATCGTGCTGGCCTGGCCGGGACACGACGAGTTCACCAAGCACATCCGGATCGGCGGAGCCCCCGCATGA
- a CDS encoding DUF4177 domain-containing protein, whose amino-acid sequence MTKWEYSTVPLLVHATKQILDTWGEDGWELVQVVPGPNNPEQLVAYLKREKS is encoded by the coding sequence ATGACCAAGTGGGAATACTCGACCGTGCCACTGCTCGTCCACGCCACGAAGCAGATTCTGGACACCTGGGGCGAGGACGGCTGGGAGCTCGTCCAGGTCGTGCCCGGGCCGAACAACCCCGAGCAGCTCGTGGCGTACCTGAAGAGGGAGAAGTCGTGA
- a CDS encoding MBL fold metallo-hydrolase, which produces MTEAAALPGQPRGGVLSGPATARAVNVLAPNASAMTLDGTNTWIVSEPDSDLAVVVDPGPLDDAHLRHVVDTVGKAGKRVALTLLTHGHPDHAEGAGRFAELTGTHVRALDPALRLGDEGLGHGDVVTVGGLELRVVPTPGHTADSLCFHLPADRAVLTGDTVLGRGTTVVAHPDGRLGDYLDSLRRLRSLTVDDGVHIVLPGHGPVLDDAQGAVEFYLAHRANRLAQVETAVENGYTGSAEVVAHVYADVDRSLWPAAELSVRAQLEYLREHGLI; this is translated from the coding sequence ATGACCGAAGCCGCCGCTCTCCCCGGCCAGCCGCGCGGCGGGGTTCTCTCCGGACCCGCGACCGCGCGCGCGGTCAACGTCCTGGCGCCCAACGCCTCCGCGATGACCCTCGACGGCACGAACACCTGGATCGTCTCCGAGCCGGATTCCGACCTGGCCGTCGTCGTCGACCCGGGGCCCCTGGACGACGCGCACCTCAGGCATGTCGTCGACACCGTCGGGAAGGCCGGCAAGCGGGTCGCGCTGACGTTGCTCACGCACGGGCATCCGGACCACGCGGAGGGCGCCGGACGGTTCGCCGAGCTGACGGGCACGCACGTGCGGGCGCTCGATCCGGCGCTGCGGCTGGGCGACGAGGGCCTCGGGCACGGGGACGTCGTGACCGTCGGCGGGCTGGAGCTGAGGGTCGTACCGACGCCGGGGCACACCGCGGACTCGCTGTGCTTCCATCTCCCGGCCGATCGGGCCGTCCTGACCGGGGACACCGTCCTGGGGCGCGGGACGACCGTGGTGGCCCATCCTGACGGCCGCCTGGGGGACTATCTGGACTCCCTGAGGCGCCTGAGGTCCCTGACGGTGGACGACGGCGTGCACATCGTCCTGCCGGGCCACGGGCCCGTCCTGGACGACGCCCAGGGGGCCGTCGAGTTCTACCTCGCCCACCGCGCCAACCGGCTCGCCCAGGTCGAGACGGCGGTCGAGAACGGCTACACCGGCTCCGCGGAGGTCGTCGCCCACGTGTACGCGGACGTGGACCGCTCCCTGTGGCCGGCCGCCGAACTGTCCGTACGCGCCCAGCTGGAGTACCTGCGCGAGCACGGCCTGATCTAG
- a CDS encoding Pr6Pr family membrane protein, with the protein MTAPIPRDIPDLPALPGGPALLSSPVPATAVVTPVRRPMTAIFRLLTAATAAMAVTVELLLGSPLHVLSQFTIQSSILLTLVMTASARRAWTAHRPLPATLTGATLLYVVIGALVHHLLVANPSSPFATPAPPTGWHVVTDQILHTAIPIAALVNLLLLTASGQLHLRQTAPWLLYPLAYLAFSLARGELLLPGTPHRYLYGFLDVAEHGYKSVLGNALLLGLAFYALAVALVTLDHIRPNPVHHRAKTGFRLGPPVG; encoded by the coding sequence ATGACCGCCCCGATACCCAGGGACATCCCGGACCTCCCCGCGCTCCCGGGCGGACCGGCACTCCTCTCCTCCCCCGTCCCCGCCACGGCTGTGGTGACCCCGGTACGCCGCCCCATGACGGCGATCTTCCGCCTCCTCACCGCCGCCACAGCGGCCATGGCCGTGACAGTCGAACTGCTCCTCGGCAGCCCGCTCCACGTCCTGAGCCAGTTCACGATCCAGAGCAGCATCCTGCTGACCCTGGTCATGACCGCCTCGGCCCGCCGCGCCTGGACAGCCCACCGCCCCCTGCCCGCCACCCTGACCGGCGCCACACTCCTGTACGTGGTGATCGGGGCCCTGGTCCACCACCTGCTGGTGGCAAACCCGTCAAGCCCCTTCGCCACACCGGCTCCGCCGACCGGCTGGCACGTCGTCACCGACCAGATCCTGCACACGGCGATCCCGATCGCGGCACTCGTGAACCTGCTGCTCCTGACCGCCTCCGGCCAACTGCACCTGCGCCAGACGGCGCCCTGGCTCCTGTACCCCCTGGCATACCTGGCCTTCTCCCTGGCCCGAGGCGAACTGCTCCTCCCCGGCACACCGCACCGCTACCTGTACGGCTTCCTCGACGTGGCCGAGCACGGCTACAAGAGCGTCCTGGGCAACGCCCTCCTCCTCGGCCTCGCCTTCTACGCCCTCGCCGTCGCCCTCGTAACCCTCGACCACATCCGCCCGAACCCCGTCCACCACCGCGCCAAAACCGGATTTCGCCTGGGGCCACCCGTGGGCTAA
- a CDS encoding RidA family protein produces the protein MSAVEARLAELGLTLPAVVPPLAAYQPAVQSGVYVYTSGQLPMVDGKLPVTGKVGAEVTPEEAKQLARTCALNALAAVKSVAGDLDRIARVVKVVGFVASAPDFTGQPGVVNGASELLGEVLGDKGVHARSAVGVAVLPLDAPVEVEVQVELSDF, from the coding sequence GTGAGCGCGGTCGAGGCACGCCTCGCCGAGCTGGGGCTGACACTGCCCGCGGTCGTACCGCCGCTGGCCGCGTACCAGCCCGCCGTGCAGTCGGGGGTGTACGTGTACACCTCGGGCCAGCTGCCCATGGTGGACGGGAAACTCCCGGTCACCGGCAAGGTGGGCGCGGAGGTCACGCCCGAGGAGGCCAAACAGCTGGCCCGCACGTGTGCGCTGAACGCGCTCGCGGCGGTCAAGTCGGTCGCCGGTGACCTCGACCGGATCGCGCGCGTCGTGAAGGTCGTCGGCTTCGTCGCCTCGGCCCCCGACTTCACGGGCCAGCCCGGAGTCGTCAACGGCGCGAGCGAACTCCTCGGCGAGGTCCTGGGCGACAAGGGCGTCCACGCCCGCAGCGCGGTCGGTGTGGCGGTGCTGCCACTCGACGCGCCCGTCGAGGTCGAGGTCCAGGTGGAGCTGAGCGATTTTTAG
- a CDS encoding chemotaxis protein CheB has translation MTRDQPTAEHYSVVAVASSAGGIQALTALLGALGPELPVPVLLVQHLDPRHRTLLAEVLARRTELRVKLAEAGERVRPGTVHIAPPDRHLLVDSDGVLSLSSTELVHFVRPSADLLFESVAGAYGPAAIACVLTGTGRDGATGVDAVKSHGGTVIVQDPETADFPGMPQSAVDTGAVDFLLPLEEIAAVVRGLVGAERQ, from the coding sequence GTGACGCGTGACCAGCCGACCGCGGAGCACTACAGCGTCGTCGCCGTCGCCTCGTCCGCGGGTGGCATCCAGGCACTGACCGCGCTGCTCGGGGCACTGGGTCCCGAGCTGCCGGTGCCGGTACTGCTCGTCCAGCATCTCGACCCGCGGCACCGCACGCTGCTCGCCGAGGTTCTCGCACGCCGGACCGAGCTGCGGGTCAAGCTCGCCGAGGCGGGGGAACGCGTGCGGCCCGGCACCGTCCACATCGCCCCTCCCGACCGGCACCTCCTCGTCGACTCGGACGGCGTCCTGAGCCTGTCCAGCACCGAGCTCGTCCACTTCGTACGCCCTTCCGCCGACCTTCTCTTCGAGTCGGTGGCCGGTGCCTACGGGCCGGCGGCGATCGCCTGCGTGCTCACCGGGACCGGCCGGGACGGAGCGACGGGAGTCGATGCCGTGAAGTCACATGGCGGTACGGTGATCGTCCAGGATCCGGAGACCGCGGACTTCCCGGGGATGCCGCAGTCGGCGGTGGACACGGGAGCGGTGGACTTCCTGCTACCCCTTGAGGAGATCGCCGCGGTCGTGCGGGGACTCGTCGGGGCCGAGAGGCAGTGA
- a CDS encoding transglycosylase domain-containing protein has product MPNKRSGGGLSVTQQAAKFLGVSVLAGAVMAGIALPAAGALGLAAKGSVEGFDEIPANLKRPPLSQRTTILDAKGGQLATVYSRDRTVVELKDISPYMQKAIVAIEDSRFYEHGAIDLKGVLRALNKNAQSGGVAEGASTLTQQYVKNVFVEEAGDDPTKVAQAQQQTIGRKIKELKFAIQVEEELGKKKILENYLNITFFGQQAYGVEAGARRYFSKSAKDLTLPQAALLAGIVQSPTRYDPVNDPAEATKRRNTVLQRMAEVGDISPQEAAAAKEKPLGLKVSQPKNGCIAAVKGAGFFCKYVEQEFLANPVFGKTREARTKIWNQGGLTIRTTLDPQSQASVQASIKEHVYKSDKVATAVTLVEPGTGKILGMGQSKPYGYGKNETEINYSVGSDRGGSNFGFPTGSTFKPFVAAAALEEGRLPIQEYSAPYEMEYPSPVQTCSGSPWINQENAKVENESESEKGPYRLRKAMELSVNTYFVQMISDIGLCPVVKMTDALHVTQGNGDKLPEVPAIALGSKGISPLTMASAYAAFASRGTYCTPIAIESITQKTGSGQKSLAVPKSTCTRAMSETTADTINTLLQGVVDSGTGQAAGLTDGRDNAGKTGTTDERKNAWFVGYTPTLSGAVWVGSAMQNVKMRNITIGGVWNELVFGGKVPGPIWKDAMTGALEGKDSGKFNLVPIIEPPVQKPDDNGDNNGDDGGTTNGNDNGGTTNGNGDDNGDDNGGNTTFPTPSFSLPEGFIQGNDNGGNNGNSNGGFQ; this is encoded by the coding sequence ATGCCAAACAAGCGCTCGGGCGGTGGCCTGTCGGTAACCCAGCAGGCTGCCAAATTCCTCGGTGTCAGCGTGCTCGCGGGAGCCGTCATGGCGGGCATCGCCCTGCCCGCCGCCGGCGCGCTCGGTCTCGCGGCCAAGGGTTCGGTCGAGGGGTTCGACGAGATCCCGGCCAACCTGAAGCGCCCGCCGCTCAGCCAGCGCACCACCATCCTGGACGCCAAGGGCGGCCAGCTCGCGACGGTCTACTCGCGCGACCGCACGGTCGTCGAGCTCAAGGACATCTCGCCTTACATGCAGAAGGCGATCGTCGCCATCGAGGACTCCCGGTTCTACGAGCACGGCGCGATCGACCTCAAGGGCGTCCTGCGGGCGCTCAACAAGAACGCGCAGAGCGGTGGCGTCGCGGAAGGCGCCTCCACGCTCACGCAGCAGTACGTGAAGAACGTCTTCGTGGAGGAGGCCGGCGACGACCCGACGAAGGTCGCGCAGGCCCAGCAGCAGACCATCGGCCGCAAGATCAAGGAGCTGAAGTTCGCGATCCAGGTCGAGGAGGAGCTGGGCAAGAAGAAGATCCTCGAGAACTACCTGAACATCACGTTCTTCGGCCAGCAGGCCTACGGCGTCGAGGCCGGCGCCCGCCGCTACTTCTCCAAGTCCGCGAAGGACCTCACCCTCCCCCAGGCGGCCCTGCTGGCCGGCATCGTCCAGTCGCCGACCCGGTACGACCCGGTGAACGACCCGGCGGAGGCCACCAAGCGCCGCAACACCGTGCTCCAGCGCATGGCGGAGGTCGGTGACATCTCCCCGCAGGAGGCCGCCGCCGCCAAGGAGAAGCCGCTCGGCCTGAAGGTCAGCCAGCCCAAGAACGGCTGCATCGCGGCGGTCAAGGGCGCGGGCTTCTTCTGCAAGTACGTCGAGCAGGAGTTCCTCGCCAACCCGGTCTTCGGCAAGACCCGCGAGGCCCGGACGAAGATCTGGAACCAGGGCGGCCTGACCATCCGTACGACGCTGGACCCGCAGTCGCAGGCGTCCGTACAGGCGTCGATCAAGGAGCACGTGTACAAGTCGGACAAGGTGGCGACGGCCGTCACGCTGGTCGAGCCGGGCACCGGCAAGATCCTCGGCATGGGCCAGTCGAAGCCGTACGGCTACGGCAAGAACGAGACCGAGATCAACTACTCGGTCGGCAGCGACCGGGGCGGCTCCAACTTCGGCTTCCCGACCGGTTCGACGTTCAAGCCGTTCGTGGCGGCGGCTGCCCTGGAGGAGGGCCGCCTGCCGATCCAGGAGTACTCGGCGCCGTACGAGATGGAGTACCCGAGCCCGGTCCAGACGTGCAGCGGCAGTCCGTGGATCAACCAGGAGAACGCGAAGGTCGAGAACGAGAGCGAGTCGGAGAAGGGCCCGTACCGCCTGCGCAAGGCGATGGAGCTGTCGGTCAACACCTACTTCGTGCAGATGATCTCCGACATCGGCCTGTGCCCGGTGGTCAAGATGACCGACGCGCTGCACGTCACGCAGGGCAACGGCGACAAGCTGCCCGAGGTGCCCGCCATCGCCCTCGGTTCCAAGGGCATCTCCCCGCTGACGATGGCGAGCGCGTACGCGGCCTTCGCCTCCCGGGGCACGTACTGCACGCCGATCGCCATCGAGTCGATCACGCAGAAGACCGGCAGCGGGCAGAAGTCGCTGGCGGTCCCGAAGTCGACGTGCACGCGCGCGATGTCGGAGACCACCGCGGACACGATCAACACCCTGCTCCAGGGCGTGGTCGACTCCGGCACGGGTCAGGCGGCCGGTCTCACCGACGGCCGCGACAACGCGGGTAAGACGGGTACGACGGACGAGCGCAAGAACGCCTGGTTCGTCGGCTACACGCCGACCCTGTCCGGCGCCGTCTGGGTCGGCAGCGCCATGCAGAACGTGAAGATGCGCAACATCACGATCGGCGGCGTCTGGAACGAACTCGTCTTCGGCGGCAAGGTCCCCGGCCCCATCTGGAAGGACGCCATGACCGGCGCCCTCGAAGGCAAGGACTCCGGGAAGTTCAACCTCGTCCCCATCATCGAACCGCCCGTCCAGAAGCCGGACGACAACGGCGACAACAACGGTGACGACGGCGGCACGACGAACGGCAACGACAACGGCGGCACCACGAACGGCAACGGCGACGACAACGGCGACGACAACGGCGGCAACACGACGTTCCCGACCCCGTCCTTCTCCCTCCCCGAGGGATTCATCCAGGGCAACGACAACGGCGGCAACAACGGGAACAGCAACGGGGGATTCCAATAG